The Myxococcota bacterium DNA window CTCACATCATGATGACTTGGCGCGCGACCTCGCCCTTCTCGAGCGCGGCGAAGGCGTCGTTCACGTCTTCCAGCTTGATCCGCTTCGAGACCATGTCGTCGAGGTTGAGCTTCCCGTTCAGGTACATGTCGACGTACTTCGGCATGTCGGTGCGGAAGCGGTTCGAGCCCATGCTCGAGCCCTGGATCTTCTTCTCGAACAGGAAGTCGACGCCCGGCAGCTCGACCTTC harbors:
- a CDS encoding alcohol dehydrogenase, producing the protein KVELPGVDFLFEKKIQGSSMGSNRFRTDMPKYVDMYLNGKLNLDDMVSKRIKLEDVNDAFAALEKGEVARQVIMM